In Pseudomonadota bacterium, the sequence ATGAACCCCAAAAGCCCCGGCCATAACCCTTCACCTGAATTCTTAACCATTAAAGCCGTATCAGCATGCACGAAAACGATCATATAAATCGATTTCTTAGTGATCTTTTGCCTATTGTTCGCAGCGGGGTAAATCCCAACAACATCCTCAAGTCGCGCTAGACACCTTTGTTTTAGAGGACACGATAAGCAATTGGGATTGCGACGAACACATACGGTAGCCCCAATATCCATCAACCCCTGAGTGTAAGCATCTATATGCGTATTGGGCATCAGTTTCTCGGCAAGTGCCCACAATTCTCGCATCGTCGAGCTTGCGTTGGGCGGGCCATCGACGCAAAACACACGTGCTAACACTCGTTTTACGTTTCCATCAAGTATTGGGTATTTTTTTCCATACGCTAACGCTAGAATTGCACCGGCGGTAGAACGGCCAATGCCAGGAAGGCTTATTAATGCATCGTACTCGGAAGGTACAATTCCCCCTTGAGCCGCGGCTATTATTCGAGCTGATTTGATCAGATTTATAGCCCTGGAATAATACCCCAATCCACTCCAAGCGCTTAAAACCTCATCTTCAGTGCTATTTGCGAGCGACGCGACGTCAGGAAACGTGGTCATGAAACGGGTAAAGTACCGGGTCGCAGTGCTCACTTGAGTTTGCTGCAACATAATTTCAGACACCCATACCCCATATGGCGTTCGATTCACCTGCCACGGTAAATCATGTCGCCCATGCTTCAGCTGCCAATTAATTACATCGTCCGAAAAGTTGAGCACGTTTACAATCTCATGTATAAGAATTCACCAACGAGTAGGCTTAAAATATCACCCCACACAACCGGTGAACACTTTTGGCTGCCCTCTCCGATGAGCTCGCCTACCGCATCTACAATTAATTCGATTCTAAAGTAAAAAAACGTACTTAACGAAACTCAAGGATATCGATCTAGACTATGCCAGTGATAGAATATTGATCACAAAATAATAAGCCACTAAACTATTATGATTGCTGCGTATATCAATGGAGCTATTAAGGAAATAGAAACTGGAACAACCGTATCCGCCCTCGTCATAGACCTGGATATTGCACACAAAAAAATTGCACTAGAGATCAACGGAGAAATAATTTCCAGAAGTCAGTTTAAATCTCAAATATTACAAGATGGTGATCAAATAGAAATCGTTATGGCTGTAGGTGGCGGTTAAATTGTTCGTTTGATAAATTTTTCACATAGTATTGGGAACTCTTCAAAAAAATGGATCTTTTAAAAATTGGCACTCGATCTTTTGAAAGTCGCTTAATCATCGGCACTGGTAACTATAGATCCTTCGAGGAAACGGGCGACGCAATTCAAGAAAGTGGGGCAGAAATAGTTACTGTCTCCATACGTCGAACAAATCTCGGACAGAATGCATCAGAAGCAAACCTACTCGACTTTATTGATCTTAAACACACAACATTACTTCCAAACACCGCTGGCTGCTATACCGCAAATGACGCCGTACGCATACTCAGGCTCGCGCGCGAACTACTAGACGGACATGATTTAGTTAAGCTGGAGGTTTTAGGAGACCCACAAACACTGTTCCCCAACGTATCCGAAACATTGGTTGCAGCTGATCAACTCGTAAAGGATGGCTTCCAAGTAATGGTGTATACGTCGGATGACCCAATAATTGCTAAACAGCTCGAAAATTTGGGTTGCGTCGCGATCATGCCACTTGCTTCATTGATTGGATCCGGAATGGGGATTCTCAACCCTTGGAACCTCAGCATTATTATTGAAAACCTTAACGTGCCGGTGATTGTAGACGCAGGGGTCGGTACGGCATCGGACGCAGTAATTGCGATGGAACTAGGGTGTGATGCAGTACTTATGAATACCGCAATTGCAGCAGCACAAGATCCCATCATGATGGCGCGCGCGATGAAGAATGCGGTTCAATCTGGCAGAGACGCTTTTCGTGCCGGCAGAATGCCGAAGAAGCTATACCGCGCGTCACCAAGTTCACCCACGGCGGGGATGATACCCCCAGCATCTAAGAAATAAACCTGGCTCAACTCAAGTTTTTTAACAACTTCAAAGCCCTCAAATGGAAAAAAGAAAGGTTCGAAGTTACGTCCTAAGAGCCGGGCGAATGTCAGACGGGCAAAAAAATGCTCGGCAACAATTAGGTGGCAAATACCTTTTACCCTTACAGCTTAAATCTACACTTAATTTCAACACTATTTTTGGGAACAACAACCCCACTTATTTAGAAATTGGCTTTGGGATGGGCGATGCGACCGTAGAAGTTGCCCAATCCTACCCGGCACACAACTACATTGGGATTGAGGTACACCCGCCAGGCGTTGGCCGTTTACTTAAGTTAAGCGAGGATGCCGGGCTTTCAAATCTCAGAGTTATTGAGCATGATGCAGTAGAGGTGACGCGGCATATGTTCGCTGAAAAAAGTCTAAGCGGCATCCATATCTTCTTTCCTGATCCATGGCCCAAAAAACGGCATTATAAGAGACGCTTAATCAATGGGGAGTTCATCAATC encodes:
- the mutY gene encoding A/G-specific adenine glycosylase, which gives rise to MLNFSDDVINWQLKHGRHDLPWQVNRTPYGVWVSEIMLQQTQVSTATRYFTRFMTTFPDVASLANSTEDEVLSAWSGLGYYSRAINLIKSARIIAAAQGGIVPSEYDALISLPGIGRSTAGAILALAYGKKYPILDGNVKRVLARVFCVDGPPNASSTMRELWALAEKLMPNTHIDAYTQGLMDIGATVCVRRNPNCLSCPLKQRCLARLEDVVGIYPAANNRQKITKKSIYMIVFVHADTALMVKNSGEGLWPGLLGFIDSEIFSADILDRLASEFKLEVESTAHLAKFRHRLTHIDYLVRPVRVNVSLRRTKLEHSGLKWINLHDQSQLPISVPVKKIFKLLH
- the thiS gene encoding sulfur carrier protein ThiS, which gives rise to MIAAYINGAIKEIETGTTVSALVIDLDIAHKKIALEINGEIISRSQFKSQILQDGDQIEIVMAVGGG
- a CDS encoding thiazole synthase; translation: MDLLKIGTRSFESRLIIGTGNYRSFEETGDAIQESGAEIVTVSIRRTNLGQNASEANLLDFIDLKHTTLLPNTAGCYTANDAVRILRLARELLDGHDLVKLEVLGDPQTLFPNVSETLVAADQLVKDGFQVMVYTSDDPIIAKQLENLGCVAIMPLASLIGSGMGILNPWNLSIIIENLNVPVIVDAGVGTASDAVIAMELGCDAVLMNTAIAAAQDPIMMARAMKNAVQSGRDAFRAGRMPKKLYRASPSSPTAGMIPPASKK
- the trmB gene encoding tRNA (guanosine(46)-N7)-methyltransferase TrmB yields the protein MEKRKVRSYVLRAGRMSDGQKNARQQLGGKYLLPLQLKSTLNFNTIFGNNNPTYLEIGFGMGDATVEVAQSYPAHNYIGIEVHPPGVGRLLKLSEDAGLSNLRVIEHDAVEVTRHMFAEKSLSGIHIFFPDPWPKKRHYKRRLINGEFINQMALLLMKTGYLHIATDWEQYAEEILVTLLENHHLENTAVDFCERPSYRPTTKFERRGLKLGHQVWDIIFQKR